Proteins encoded in a region of the Haloglomus salinum genome:
- a CDS encoding acyl-CoA dehydrogenase family protein — MSFELTAEQQAIWEAVRDFGESEIRPIAHEYNEEQRYPEQLRQQAADLDLVAPHIPEEYGGAGMDGVATVIVTEELWRADPGVGGAIAAADFGTGMILEYGDEWMKEEVLPRVTGGETPIATCISEPAHGSNVAGMETRARKDTAEQSSASPATASQEGDEYVIDGEKMWITNGTVADVYIVMAKTSPEDGHAGITAFLTEADRDGIEASRITNKLGIHAQDTAEVRFDGLRIPADNVVGEVDRGFYQLMEFFAPARADVAGQATGVAQAALDAAVAYARERKQFDQPIAEFQAIRHKLAEMATDIEAARSLAYRAGSAIDSGDTDEATRLASMAKLFASEHAVDVTDEAIQVHGGAGYVDDHPVERYYRDARVTKIYDGTSEIQKNIISEQLL, encoded by the coding sequence CCGTCCGTGACTTCGGCGAGTCCGAAATCCGGCCGATTGCGCACGAGTACAACGAGGAGCAACGCTACCCCGAACAGCTCCGCCAGCAGGCCGCCGACCTGGACCTCGTGGCCCCGCACATCCCCGAGGAGTACGGTGGCGCGGGGATGGACGGCGTCGCGACGGTCATCGTCACGGAGGAGCTGTGGCGCGCCGACCCCGGCGTCGGCGGCGCCATCGCCGCCGCGGACTTCGGGACGGGCATGATTCTGGAGTACGGCGACGAGTGGATGAAGGAAGAGGTCCTGCCGCGGGTCACGGGTGGCGAGACGCCCATCGCGACCTGCATCTCGGAACCGGCCCACGGCTCGAACGTCGCCGGGATGGAGACGCGCGCCCGGAAGGACACCGCCGAGCAAAGCTCGGCGAGCCCTGCGACGGCGTCGCAGGAGGGAGACGAGTACGTCATCGACGGCGAGAAGATGTGGATAACGAACGGCACCGTCGCGGACGTCTACATCGTGATGGCCAAGACCTCGCCGGAGGACGGACACGCGGGTATCACGGCCTTCCTCACCGAGGCCGACCGCGACGGTATCGAGGCCTCGCGCATCACCAACAAGCTGGGCATCCACGCCCAGGACACCGCCGAGGTCCGATTCGACGGGCTCCGAATCCCGGCCGATAACGTCGTCGGGGAGGTGGACCGGGGGTTCTACCAGCTCATGGAGTTCTTCGCGCCGGCCCGTGCGGACGTGGCCGGGCAAGCCACGGGCGTCGCGCAGGCGGCGCTGGATGCAGCCGTCGCCTACGCCCGCGAGCGCAAGCAGTTCGACCAGCCCATCGCGGAGTTCCAGGCCATCCGACACAAGCTCGCGGAGATGGCCACCGACATCGAGGCCGCCCGGTCGCTGGCCTATCGGGCGGGGTCGGCCATCGACAGCGGCGACACGGACGAGGCGACGCGGCTCGCGTCGATGGCGAAGCTGTTCGCCTCCGAACACGCCGTCGACGTGACCGACGAGGCCATCCAGGTCCACGGGGGCGCGGGCTACGTCGACGACCACCCCGTCGAGCGCTACTACCGCGACGCCCGCGTCACGAAGATATACGACGGCACCTCCGAGATACAGAAGAACATCATCTCGGAGCAATTGCTGTGA
- a CDS encoding universal stress protein produces the protein MRFVVAVDGTSGSDRVLEHAASLAAAAAADLVLVHAVNPSVYEVMDGPIRDGSNAEERLLLESTEDAEERGEQLLERAAERMEGVDTETELLYGSPASAIAEYAEEIGADGVFVGHRDLSEEQERVLGSVAKRLVDNSPAPVTVVR, from the coding sequence ATGAGATTCGTCGTAGCCGTCGATGGAACGTCCGGGAGCGACCGTGTGCTGGAACACGCGGCGTCGCTGGCGGCGGCGGCGGCGGCCGACCTGGTGCTGGTCCACGCCGTCAACCCCTCGGTGTACGAGGTGATGGACGGCCCAATCCGGGACGGGAGCAACGCCGAGGAGCGGCTCCTGCTGGAGAGTACCGAGGACGCCGAGGAACGCGGCGAGCAGCTCCTGGAGCGGGCCGCCGAGCGGATGGAAGGGGTCGACACGGAGACGGAACTGCTCTACGGCTCTCCCGCGAGCGCCATCGCCGAGTACGCCGAGGAGATCGGCGCCGACGGGGTGTTCGTCGGCCATCGCGACCTCAGCGAGGAGCAAGAGCGGGTGCTCGGCAGCGTCGCGAAGCGGCTCGTCGACAACTCCCCGGCTCCCGTGACCGTCGTTCGCTGA